Proteins found in one Candidatus Omnitrophota bacterium genomic segment:
- a CDS encoding pseudouridine synthase: protein MSSAINKFALERALSKMGVASRSQTREWILEGRLKVNGKTVKDPLRIVLPGKDKITLDGKEARKKTRETILLYKPRSVVTTRSDEHGRRTIFNLLPEELQSLHPVGRLDMATTGLLLLTNDTKLSAYLADPANAIVRVYAVSVKGKVTDAEVRKLIEGVWDRGEFLKPLKLTLRKSSNRESHLIMELTEGKNREIRRIFESIGHEVTSLKRIAFGALKLGDMQPGEFRHLTPEEIRAFLIYIDL from the coding sequence ATGAGCTCCGCAATTAATAAATTTGCTTTAGAACGCGCTTTGTCGAAAATGGGCGTGGCTTCTCGCAGTCAGACCCGGGAATGGATCCTGGAGGGGCGGCTAAAAGTTAATGGAAAGACGGTTAAAGACCCTCTTCGCATTGTTCTTCCCGGGAAAGATAAAATTACTTTGGACGGAAAGGAAGCGCGGAAAAAGACCCGGGAGACGATCCTGCTGTATAAGCCGAGATCCGTTGTGACGACTCGGTCTGATGAGCATGGCCGCCGCACGATTTTTAATCTGCTACCCGAAGAGCTGCAATCTCTTCATCCGGTGGGCCGTCTGGATATGGCTACTACCGGGCTGCTACTGTTGACCAATGATACGAAGCTTTCAGCTTATTTGGCCGACCCCGCCAATGCTATTGTGCGCGTCTATGCGGTATCCGTTAAGGGTAAGGTCACGGACGCGGAAGTCCGTAAACTTATCGAGGGTGTTTGGGACCGCGGCGAATTTTTAAAACCGTTAAAGCTAACCCTGCGTAAATCCAGCAATAGAGAGTCCCATCTGATCATGGAATTAACTGAAGGGAAAAACAGAGAGATCCGAAGGATATTTGAATCTATCGGCCATGAGGTGACGAGTCTTAAGCGCATTGCCTTCGGTGCCCTGAAGCTTGGAGACATGCAGCCGGGTGAGTTTCGCCACCTGACGCCGGAAGAGATCAGGGCATTCTTAATTTATATTGATTTATAA
- the cbpA gene encoding modified peptide precursor CbpA: MNRNRKSNKGGTKKNRNDIIASRKTCTADGTGLSHYVLMDKKTK; the protein is encoded by the coding sequence ATGAATAGGAACAGAAAAAGCAATAAGGGCGGGACGAAAAAAAATAGAAATGATATTATCGCGAGCCGGAAAACTTGCACGGCCGACGGGACAGGTTTGTCGCATTACGTTCTGATGGACAAGAAGACCAAATAA